A portion of the Ferrimonas lipolytica genome contains these proteins:
- the focA gene encoding formate transporter FocA codes for MSIPALGKPEPSQFSPPQMMEQAEIFAMSKTSKPTGVAMGLAIMAGIFISLAFVFYTTVTTGNASLGWGLNRLIGGLAFSLGLILIVVCGGELFTSTVLSLINRVNGQISTSKLVSTWAKVFVGNFIGAAFLVALVMGAQLYANGAGQWGLNALNIAQHKLHHSPLQAFSLGVLCNMLVCLAIWMTFSTKNIGTKAMLMMMPVALFVSSGFEHCIANLFMVPLGIAIQSTAGPEFWLTLGVDSSVYADLTWGHFIVNNLIPVTIGNIVGGAVVVGLGYRTIFRTLPKATATSTATVIDFSQKFRAFALPLGQRRISDIMDAKPLLLRGDQTVAAACAELQRLQLEGAVVVDANLAVIGYFSHHDVMVDLWRNNYQRRDEGRLVQHVMSTEVTSINGNEMVLTVAEQICIAPQQLYPVNQQGALINPNGNKQAPHLSQYQDYPVVVNQQVVGRISRLHIASVMQTLFENNETQRSLESA; via the coding sequence ATGTCTATACCCGCACTAGGGAAACCGGAACCAAGTCAGTTTTCTCCACCGCAAATGATGGAGCAGGCGGAGATATTTGCCATGAGCAAAACGTCAAAACCGACCGGGGTTGCGATGGGCTTGGCTATCATGGCAGGGATATTCATCAGTTTGGCTTTTGTGTTTTACACCACAGTAACTACCGGTAACGCCAGTTTAGGTTGGGGTCTTAATCGCCTGATTGGTGGTTTGGCGTTTAGCTTGGGATTGATCTTGATTGTGGTCTGTGGCGGAGAGCTGTTCACCAGCACGGTACTGTCGTTAATTAACCGAGTTAATGGCCAGATCTCAACCAGTAAACTGGTAAGTACTTGGGCCAAGGTTTTTGTCGGTAACTTTATAGGTGCCGCCTTTTTGGTAGCTTTGGTGATGGGCGCGCAGCTGTACGCCAATGGCGCTGGCCAGTGGGGGTTAAACGCGCTGAATATTGCCCAACACAAACTGCACCATTCACCGCTGCAAGCGTTTAGCTTGGGGGTGTTGTGTAACATGTTGGTGTGTTTGGCTATCTGGATGACCTTCAGCACCAAGAATATTGGCACCAAAGCGATGTTGATGATGATGCCGGTGGCGTTGTTCGTTAGCTCTGGTTTTGAACACTGCATTGCTAACCTGTTTATGGTGCCACTGGGGATTGCGATTCAATCAACTGCTGGGCCGGAATTCTGGTTAACTTTGGGAGTTGATAGTAGCGTTTATGCCGACCTTACTTGGGGCCACTTTATCGTTAACAACCTGATTCCAGTAACCATCGGTAACATCGTTGGTGGCGCAGTGGTTGTTGGGTTAGGTTACCGCACTATCTTCCGGACATTACCAAAAGCTACGGCAACCTCAACCGCCACCGTTATCGACTTCTCACAGAAATTCAGAGCTTTTGCCTTACCGCTAGGACAACGTCGGATCAGCGACATAATGGATGCTAAGCCGTTGCTACTGCGTGGCGATCAAACCGTTGCTGCCGCCTGCGCAGAATTGCAACGGCTGCAACTTGAGGGGGCCGTCGTGGTTGATGCTAACCTAGCTGTGATTGGCTATTTTTCCCACCACGACGTGATGGTGGATCTGTGGCGCAATAATTATCAACGTCGCGATGAGGGTCGGTTGGTACAGCATGTGATGTCTACCGAGGTAACCAGCATTAATGGTAATGAGATGGTGCTTACCGTCGCTGAGCAGATCTGCATTGCTCCACAGCAGCTGTATCCGGTGAATCAGCAAGGTGCTCTTATCAACCCTAACGGTAATAAGCAGGCACCACACCTTAGTCAGTATCAGGATTATCCGGTTGTAGTAAACCAACAGGTTGTTGGTCGCATCAGCCGTCTGCATATTGCCAGCGTGATGCAAACCCTGTTTGAAAATAACGAGACTCAGCGTTCGCTTGAATCTGCTTAA